CAAAAATGAGAACCTGGGATCAGGTAGTGATTCTCAAAAGGATATTCAACCGTTTTTCTATTTGCCGCCGGATGTGGTGCGCACTTTTACATTGAATGTAAAAACCGGGGAAGATAAATCCCTGCTCTATGTGTGGCCGCACATGCATATGTTGGGAAAAGTGTTTAAGGCATATGCCATTAAACCCAATAAAGATACCATTCCCCTGGTGCATATTCCTGCATGGGATTTTAACTGGCAGGAGATTTACTGGTTCCCCAAAATGCTGAAGATTCCAAAAGGATCCACCATCCACATTGAATGTACTTACGATAATACTATCAATAATCCTTATAATCCTAATTTGCCACCGGCGCTGGTAATGGAAAATATGAATACAAACAATGAAATGATGACGCTGGTAATGGTCACGCTGCCTTATCAGGATGGGGATGAAAACATTTCACTGGAAAAATAGCAGCCACAAAGAGTGGAGAAAGCCGCTTTTACTTACAGTAAAAGCGGCTTTTCCTTTATAATAAATTCTTTATCTCACTTAACTTCAGCAGTGCCTCCACCGGCGTCAGCCTGTTAATATCCACATTGTCCAGCATATCCCTGATATGCTTAAACGTATCGCTGTGCGCATCAAAAATACTCAGCTGCACCTTCTGTGCAGGACCACTGATATGCTTTACATGCTCCTGCATAGGCCCACCAATCTGCTTCTCTTCCAGGTGTGCCAACACTTCGTTTGCCCTGTCAATCAGCTTTGGTGGCATACCTGCCATCTTCGCTACATGAATACCAAAACTATGCCTGCTGCCACCCGGTGCGAGCTTTCTTAAGAAGATCACCTTATTGCCAGATTCCTTGTTGGTAATATGGAAGTTCCTGATACGTGCATGCTTGTTCTCCAGTTCATTCAACTCATGATAGTGCGTGGCAAACAAGGTCTTTGGTTTGGCCGAAGTCATATCATGCAGGTATTCCACAATACTCCATGCAATAGAGATCCCATCGTAGGTACTGGTACCACGCCCGATCTCATCGAGTATCACCAGGCTACGCGGTGTAATATTGTTAATAATACTCGCCGTTTCATTCATCTCTACCATGAACGTAGATTCGCCGCCACTCAGGTTATCAGAAGCGCCTACACGGGTAAAGATCTTATCTGTCAACCCGATTTCCGCCGCCGCCGCAGGTACAAAACTACCCATGTGTGCCATCAGTGTAATCAGTGCCGTTTGACGTAACAGGGCAGATTTACCACTCATGTTTGGACCTGTAAGAATGATGATCTGCTGGCTTTCTTTATCCAGCATAATATCATTCGCTACATAATTTTCTCCCGGCGGCAATCCTCTCTCAATGACAGGATGGCGGCCTTCCCGGATATCCAAATGAAAGCCATCTGTAATATTCGGACGACGATATTTAAACTGTACCGCATTGTTTGCAAAACTCAGCAGGCAGTCTAATCTTGCCATCACCTGGGCATTCTGCTGGATCGGTTTGATGAAAGGTTGTAAGGCTGACAGCAGTTCTTCGAACAGCTGTGCTTCCAGCGCCAGGATCTTTTCTTCCGCACCTACAATCTTTTCTTCGTATTCCTTCAGCTCAGGTGTAATATATCTTTCTGCATTCGCCAGCGTTTGCTTACGGATCCAGGTTTCAGGTACTTTATTCTTATGTGCATTCGTCACTTCCAGGTAGTAACCGAATACGTTGTTGAATGCTATTTTCAGGCTTGGAATACCCGTGATCTCAGATTCTTTTTGTTGGATCTGCAACAGGTAATCCTTGCCGGAACGGGCTATCTTGCGCAGGCTATCCAGTTCGGTGTGAATACCCATCTGTATCACCTCACCTTTGCTCACCAGGATAGGTGGTGTCTCCGTAATTTCGCGGAGGATCCTGTCCAGTATTTCATTACACCCATCCATGTTCATAGCCAGTTTGGCCAGGTAGGGATGAGGTACTTTTTCCAGCATTGATTTTACGCCACACACCTGTTGCAGCGCCCTGGCCAGCGACATCACTTCCCTTGGGTTGATCTTTTTCAAAGGAATTTTGGATACCAGCCTTTCCAGGTCACCGGTTTGTTTGAGGTGATGACTCAGGTTTTTGGCGAGGTCATTTTCTTTGATAAAGTACTCCACCACATCCAGCCGTTCATTGATCTGGTTAATATCGCGAAGCGGGAATATAAGCCAGCGTTTCAGCAGGCGGGCACCCATAGGGCTTACCGTAGTATCGATGGTGGTGAGCAGGGTATGCCCGTTTTCCACGCTGCTGCCTAACAGTTCCAGGTTCCGGATGGTGAACCGGTCCATCCACAGGAAATCGTCCTGCTCTATGCGCTGGATGTTGGTAATGTGTTGCAGGTGAGGATGTTCTGTATCGCGCAGGTAATGTAGTGCAGCACCGGCAGCGATGATGGCATCGTTAAGACCATCTACCCCAAAGCCTTTCAGGCTATGTGTTTCAAATTGTTTGAGGAGTACTTCATGTGCATAAGTGGAAGTAAAGATCCACTCATCCATGGTGTATGTATAAAACTTAGTACCAAAATGCTGCCGGAAGTTTTTCTGTTGTTGTTTGGCATAAAGTACTTCGGCCGGTTTAAAGCTTTGCAGGAGTTTGTCAGCATACTCAATGGTACCCTGTGCTACAAAGAATTCACCGGTGGAGATATCCAGGAAAGCCACGCCGGCTGCGTCATCATGAAGATGAACAGCTGCCAGGAAATTGTTATTGGCATTTTCGAGGATCTTGTCATTTACGGCAACCCCGGGTGTCACCATTTCGGTAACGCCACGTTTTACAATTCCTTTTACAGTTTTGGGATCTTCCAGTTGATCACAGACCGCAACGCGGTATCCTGCTTTTACCAGTTTGTGGAGGTATGTGTCCAGTGAATGGTGTGGAAAACCAGCCAGGTCAACGTAAGAGGCAGAACCGTTTGCTCTTTTGGTCAGCACGATCCCCAATACTTTGGAGGCTATGACTGCGTCTTCATTGAAGGTTTCATAAAAATCGCCCACGCGGAACAAAAGCACGGCATCCGGGTAACGGGTTTTAATAGCCTTATGCTGTTGCATCAGTGGGGTTTCTTCCGATTTGCTTTTCGCCATTCGGCAAAAATATAGAAAATGTGCTTTATTTCCCGGAAGGCGGGAATATCCTACCTTTGCAAAATGCGCAAACTTAGCATGGACGAACTAGGCCGCAAAACAATCGAAGAATTCAGGGCCGCCGAAAAAACACCACTCGTACTCGTACTGGACAATGTCAGGAGCATGCACAATGTCGGCTCCGTATTCCGTACCGCCGATGCCTTTTTAACGCAGGGCATTATACTGTGTGGCTATACCCCCGTTCCTCCTCACCGCGATATTCAGAAAACCGCCCTCGGTGCTACTGAAACCGTACACTGGCAATACTATAACACCACTGTAGAAGCAGTAAACGCCCTGAAAGAAGCTGGTTACCGTGTGCTGGCTATCGAACAGGCGGAAAACAGCATTATGCTTGACCAGTTCCAGATGAACAACGATCAGCCCCTGGCCCTCGTATTTGGCAACGAAGTAGCTGGTGTAGATGCAGCAGTGATGAAACTGGTAGACGGGTGTATTGAGATCCCTCAGCTGGGTATGAAACACTCTTTGAACATATCTGTTAGCACAGGTATCGTAGTTTGGGATATCTTTGTAAAGTTAAAAAAGTAACCGGAAATGATTACGACTGTAAATAAATACCTCTCGCTTGTAAAATTCAGCCATACCATATTCGCCATGCCTTTTGCGCTGACGGGTTTCTTTATGGCTACAGCAAAGGCTGGGTACTCGTTCAGCTGGCAACTGTTTGTACTGGTAGTATTATGTATGGTGTTTGCAAGAAGTGCGGCAATGGCCTTTAACCGCTGGCTGGATGTGGATATCGATAAGATCAATCCCCGTACCGCAAAACGCGAGATCCCTGCAGGTGTGATCACTAAGAAAAATGCCCTGCTGTTTATCATTATCAATTGCGCGGCATTTATTACCACCACCTGGTTTATCAACATGATTTGCTTTGTCCTCTCACCGGTTGCTTTGATCGTAGTGCTGGGATATAGTTATACCAAGCGCTTCACCGCTCTGTGCCACATGGTACTGGGCTTAGGCTTATCACTGGCTCCTATCGGTGCTTACCTGTCAGTAACGGGCCATTTTGCGGCATTGCCTATCCTGCTGTCCTGCCTGGTGCTCTGCTGGGTATCCGGTTTCGACATCATCTATTCTCTCCAGGATGAAGATTTCGACCGTTCTCAGGCCCTTAATTCCGTGCCTGCCTGGTTAGGAAAGGCAGGTGCCCTGCACTTCTCCGAAGGACTGCATGTGGTAGCAGGCGCATTGGCTATTACCATTGGATTAATGGGGCAGTTCCACTGGTTGTATGCTATCGGGGCAGCTGTGTTCATTATAATGCTGATCTCTCAGCACCTGCTGGTAAAACCAAACGATCTGAGTAAGGTGAACATCGCGTTCATGACCACGAATGGTATAGCAAGCGTGGTATTTGCCATATTTGCCATTGCTGACATGTTATTTTTAGCTTAATGGGAAGAATACTGGCAATAGATTATGGGAAAAAGCGCACCGGCTTGGCGGTCACAGATCCTTTGCAGATCATTGCAACGGGGCTCACCACCATTCCTTCACAAACGCTGATCCCTTATTTAAAGAAATACTTTGAAACTGAGCAGGTAGAGATGATCCTGATAGGGGAGCCAAAGAACCTGGATGGGAGTGATACAGACGCGACTGCTTTGGTAGCCGAATGTGTGAGGATATTGAAAAAGAATTTCCCGGCAATGCCCCTGAAACAGGTAGATGAGCGCTTTACATCTAAAATGGCCTTTCAGACCATGATAGATAGTGGCTTGAAGAAGAAAGACAGGCAGAACAAGGGCCTGGTCGATGAGATCAGTGCTACGATTATATTACAGGAATACCTCCGTTCTAAATAAATTTATTGAAGCTGGCCGCGGGCCCGCACAAAAAAATAGCTTCTGCTAAAGGCGGAAGCTATTTTTTTGCCATTTTCGTAACTTTGCACTTTTAAAACAATTCTATAGAATGATTTTACCAATCGTCGCCTACGGCCATCCGGTACTCCGCAAAGTGTGTGAGGACATCACACCAGAATACCCAGATTTAAACAAGCTGATCGCAAATATGTGGGAAACCATGTATGCGTCCAGCGGAGTAGGCCTCGCAGCACCCCAGATTAACAGGCCCATCCGCCTTTTCGTAATAGACAGCGAACAAATTATCAATAACCTGGAAGATGATGAAAAAGACGAATACCCTGGCGATGCCGGCGTAAAACGTGTTTTCATCAACGCACAGATCATAAACACCGGTGGCGAAGACTGGCCTTACAACGAAGGTTGCCTCAGTATTCCGAAGGTAAGAGAAGACGTATACCGTCCTGAAACCGTCACCATTAAATATGTGGACGAAAACTTCCAGCCGCACGAAGATACCTTTACCGGTGTCACAGCCCGCGTTATCTTCCATGAATATGACCATATAGATGGTAAATTATTTATTGATCACCTGAAGCCACTCAAGCGCAGAATGATTAAAAGCAAGCTGGATGATATATCAAAAGGAAAGATCAAGATGGATTACAAAATGATATTTCATAAATAAAATGTGTTAAAATTTTGTAATGTTAGAAATCCCTATTATTTTAGTGCCTGCAAACTAATCAACTATTATTGGGAGCAGCACTTACATATACTGAAGCCGAACTGGTCACTGGATTAAAATCCAGGAATGAAAAGTTTTTCGGTTATTTATATGATCATTATTCACCGGCATTGTATGGCATCGCCCTCAAAGTGGTGGTCGATGAGTCACTGGCCGGGGATGTGTTGCAGGAAATCTTTCTCAAAATCTGGAGAGGCATAGACCGTTACGATACGGAAAAAGGCCGTCTGTTCACCTGGATGGTGAACATAGCCCGCAATACAGCTATCGATACCCTCCGCTCCAAAGGCCACAAGCTGGGCCAGAAAGTTCAGGAAATAGGAAACAATTCCCTTATAATAGATCAACTGGCGGTACACCCGTCTGTTGATCACCTGGGATTGGCCAAAGTAGTGGAACAGTTGAACAAGGAACAACGTGTTATCATAGACCTGGCCTACTACAAAGGCTGTACACAGGACGAGATCTCCAAAATTCTGGATATCCCGCTTGGTACGGTCAAGACCAGAATGCGTAATGCGATCATACAATTGCGGAATATTTTAAAACAGATGTAAGCAAGTGGATGTTCAACGTTACATATCATCCGGTATTATTGAAAACCACGTGATCGGTTTGGTCTCCGAAGCGGAACACCGCGAAATGGAGGCAGCGATCCGGCAGCATCCTGAAGTAAAGGCTGCTGTAGATGCTGTACAGCAGGACCTGGAAAAATACGTGATGATGTTGGCGAAGAAGCCACCTGTAGACCTGAAAAAACAAATACTTGAGAGACTAAAAGACGACACTGCTGCTGAAGAGCCAGTTACTCCGATAGCTCAACCCGTTGCATCCGACGAGGAAATTCCTGTAATCGACTATACACCCCAAACCCCGGTTTCCCCTTTAAAGATCTGGCAATATGCTGCCGCTGCCGCATTTACCTTGCTTGTAGCCAGTGTGGTCATGAACATTGCCTATTACACCAAATACAACGATTCCCAAAATCAATACGCCAGTCTTCAGAACAACCAGGCCAGTTTTACCACCGAAAAGGATTCCCTCTCGGCACAACTGAATCATGCCCGGGAAGAACTGAAGATGATGAAGGACCCTGCTTTTAAATGGATAAAAATGCTGGGCACGCCCAAACACCAGGGCATCATAGCCACCATTTGCTGGAATCCTGAATCGAAAGCCACATTTATACTCGCACAAAAGCTTCCAGAACCGCCACCTGATATGCAATACCAGCTATGGGCAATCGTCAATGGCAAATGTATAGATGCGGGGGTATTCGCCACCGGCGAACTCGCCACCGCTATGCAGAAAGTCAAAGACGTAGTTACCGCGCAGGCATTTGCAGTTACCCTCGAAAAGAAAGGCGGCAGTCCAAGCCCTACACTAGACCAGATGTTTGTAGCTGGAAAGGTGGCTGGATGATACAAAAAAGTCTCTTAGTCCTTCATTTTCAATTATTCCGCAATAATTGCTATATTTCCTTTATTATTGCATTCCCTTTAACCATTAATTATTATTTGTATTTATTTGTAATCACACGCAGCTGTACCGGAACACGGGTACTTTTTTTCTGTAGCGTTTACGGCTATGATGTGGGAGCACTTGTGAAACGTAATTTTTAACATAATTCTTTATTTGTTTTGGAATCCGCGTTTACATATACGGAATCTGAGCTGATCCAGGGCTTAAAAGCTAAAGACCAAAAGGTGTTTAGTTACCTGTATGACCGTTACTCTCCTGCATTGTACGGCGTTGCACTCAAAGTGCTCAACGACGAAAGCAATGCAAGTGATTGTCTGCAGGAAGTATTCATGAAAATCTGGCGAAACATCGATCGTTACGACGAAAGTAAAGGTCGATTGTTCACCTGGATGCTGAATATTACCCGTAATACAGCCATTGACACACTTCGTTCTAAGGCACATAAAATGGATCAGAAAATCCAGGACATCGGAGATGACGTACATTTATATACAGGCAATCTGGCTGTACACCCTTCCGTTGACCATCTCGGACTCTCCAAGGTTCTGGAAAAACTGACAAAAGAACAACGTATCATCATTGACCTTGCATACTACAAAGGTTGCACCCAGGAAGAAATTTCCAGGTTGCTGGAAATCCCGTTGGGTACTGTAAAGACAAGGATGCGCAACGCGATCATTCAATTAAGGAATCTGTTAAAATTAGTTTAAGAAGTGAATGCAAACAGTTACATATCTTCTGGGTTAATTGAAGCCTATGTAAGCGGACTCGCTTCCTCCAACGAAAGGGAGGAGCTGGAACAAGCCATAGCACAATACCCGGAGCTTGCTGCAGAATACCAAAGCTGCCAGCAGGATATGGAGCAATATATCATCTACCAATCAGTCACACCACCTGCCACCTTAAAAGAAAGGTTATTCACACAGCTCGATACTGAAGAAACGGCACGCGCCAATGGTACTTACGTCGATGAAGACGCAATACCAGAAACGCCTGTACGTAAAATCCTCGTCAGCAGCGCATGGCGCTGGGTAGCTGCTGCATCCATCCTTTTACTGGTAGGAAGTGCGCTGCTAAATTATAACCAGTATACACAGTACAACGGTTTACAACAGCGCTTTGATGCCATGGTGGTGTCCAATACCTCCATCGCATCAGAAACCAACGTATATCGTACAAGACTGGAACAAGCCGAACAAAATTTACACATTGTGCAGGACCCTTCCATGAAAACGGTAAAAATGCCGGGAACAAAAACATTCCCGACTGCACTCGCTACCGTTTACTGGAGCCAGACTTCCAAAGAAGTTTTCGTAATGGTCAATAACCTGCCACAACCTTCTTCTGATAAACAATACCAGCTGTGGGCCATCGTAAATGGTAAACCCGTTGATATGGGCGTTTTTGAAACAGGCACCGCCGCAAAACTTATGCAGAAAATGAAATCTGTCGACAATGCGGAGATGTTTGCCGTTACTTTGGAGAATAAAGGCGGTAGCCCGGAACCAACTTTAGACCAGATGTACGCAGCAGGTAAGATATAATCCCCCGGTATTTCGTAATTTGCAGCATGCGATTATTGTTGTTATTCATTGTTGCTCTCTTGATCAGTAACATTTCACGTTCCCAGGATACGGCTAACTACAGAGGGATGACTGTCAACCTCGACGAAGTTGTCGTGCAAGCCAAACGGGTAGGCTTTGATGTCAATAGCTTTATCAAAAGGGTAGAAACTGATACTACCTTTTACAGGGCTTTCCGTAACCTGCATCTTTTAGGCTATTCGGCCGATAATGATATCCGCATTTATGGGAAGAGAGGAAAGATCGAAGCCTTCCTGAAAAGTCAGACCCTCCAAACTATGCAGGGAACCTGCCGTAGTATGAAAGTACTGCACGAAGAAACCGGTGGCGATTTCTATACCTCCAAAGGCGATTATAGATACTATACGGCTGAACTGTACGCAAACTTCTTCTTTACCAAAGGAACCATCTGTGCCAAAGCCAACGGAGAATCTATAGAACCATCCAAGGGCAACCTGGCCAAACACAAAGCCCAGCTGAAACAACTTATTTTCAATCCGGGTCAGCCTATCAAGGGCGTACCTATCGTAGGCGGTAAGGTGGCCATCTTCGATCCAGAAGTGATGCGCCTCTATGATTTCTCCATTACTTCCGAAGAATTTAATGGCGTACCCTGCTGGGTGTTCTCCGCATTTGCGAAAAAGAACCTGGGTTATTTCGACAAGAATGATATCGTGATCAATGAGTTAGTCACCTACTTCTCCAAAGAGAACTTTGATATCGTAAACCGGAAATATTCACTCTCTTACAAGACCATGGTGTTTGATTTTAATGTGAAGATGAATGTACAACTGGTAAAGAGACAGAACCTGCTTACACCGGTATTAGTGACTTACGAAGGTACCTGGGATGTACCTTTCAAAAAAAGAGAGACAGCAATATTTATAGCGAAGTTTCATGAGTTTACAAGATAAAATAGAAGAGGCCCGTTCGTACGAACGGGCCTCTTCTATCTCTGAAAATGGTTTTCATTCCCTTGGGTGAATACCGCCTTTCATGAATGTTTTATCAACGTATAAGTGTAATTGCTCCTGTTTTCCTCACATGTTCCCCTGACTTCTGTACCGTATATTCCATCACATACACATAAGTGCCAACTGGTACCCGGGTGCCGTTCCTCGTACCGGTCCAGCCAATATCCGGATCTGTTGTATAGTAGATCTGTGCTCCCCAGCGGTTGTACACACTAATGGAGAACGACTGCAGAGGACATTTATATTTCGGCCGGAACAGGTCATTGTTACCATCCCCATTCGGACTAAAGCCACTTGGTAACCATACCTGGCAATCACAGTCCTTAAAACCTACTTCTACTGAATCAATCGCAGTGCCACAGGTATTTTGGGCTACCACGGCATAAATGCCTGCTGTATTGACTTTAAAGACAGAAACAGTACTGCTGTCCTGCCATTTATAATTACTACCTGCACCTTTAGGATACAGGGTATATACTTCCCCGCTGCACAATACCGTGTCTCTACCCAGGCTTACCCGCAGGGTATCTTCAATCTGTACATGCACGGTATCGCTGCTTACACAGCGGCCAATTTGTGCACGCACATAATAGTATCCTGTTTTGGTCACATAATAGGTAGCCTGCTTACTCGTATCCTGCCAGCGGTAGGTACCTGTTCCGAAATCGGCGGTCAATACCAGCTTTTCACCTTTACAGATGATGGTATCATTACCCAGGTTTACATTGCGGAGGGCATTGTAGCGAACACGGATGCTATCAATTACATTGCAGGTATTATTGATCGTGGCATAGCACCACAAGTCCGCCGGACGGCTTGCCGAGACGGTAGGTGTAGTCGCCCCTGTGCTCCAGAGGTAAGCGGTGGCACCACTGGTGGCGCCATTGATGATCACCGTTTCGCCGGGACAAAGTAAAGTATCCGGGCCCAGTGAGTATGGGTGCACAGTACCTCCAAATGCAATACGGATACTATCGATAAAAGTACCACAACCTTTGGCGTTTGCATTCACAATATAGGTGAAAGCGGCACGGGCAGTATCGCTGTGTACAATGATGTCAGGAGTCGTCGCGCCCGTGTTCCAGGAGAAGGTACAGTTCTGGGCAGTGGCATCCAGCTGCAGGGTTTCGCCCAGGCAAAGGATCACATCATTCCCCAGTTCTATTTCCGGCCTAGGCGTATAAAACACGTTCATAGAATCGGGTACCAGGCAGCCATTGATCTTTACCTTGTAGGTCTGCATCGAATCTACCACTATACTCTGGCTGGTAGAGCTATCCTGCCACATGTAAGCGGCCCCGGCTACATAGGGAGCCGTCAGGGTGATAGTTGTTCCTTCGCAGAGAGTAGAGTCGGTAGGGCCAAAATCGTAAGGTACGGGAGCTACGACGGTAATCGTATTGGTAGAAATGTCTTCCACACCGCTCCGGTAAGCAACCAGGGTAATGGTGTAATCGCCCAGGGTATTATAAAGATGAACCCCGTTGATGGCTTTGGAAGAATCATACTTGCCTGATGCCGGATCACCATAGTACCACTTAACGGAATCAATTCCGGCACGATCTGCAGTGGCGATGATAAAACGAATACTATCATTCTGGCAAGTGGTATTGTAGGTAAAGGGCGTAGATGCCTGCGCGGTGGTTGAACCGAGTAAAACGAGCAAAAATACTAGAAAGGGATATAGGTTTCTCATGCTTGGGACATGGGTAAGCCATAAAATTAACAGAAATTCATGATATATGGTATTTTTTTAATAGAAAGCTAAAAACTTCGTGGTGTTAACATCCGGTTAGCAAACGTACCATATCATTATCCTATTTTTACTCCTGAGAGAGAAGTAGAGCAGCGTCCCATGCTGCTCAGGCATCCCGCATTGCGGGATGCCCTTTTAAACAGCTAATCTTCCAGCGGTCTTGCAGAGATATATCTTCTCCACTTTTCTAACACCGCCTTAAAGTCTTCCGGCATTGGGCTTTCAAAGTGTACCGGCT
This window of the Chitinophaga sancti genome carries:
- a CDS encoding RNA polymerase sigma factor; its protein translation is MESAFTYTESELIQGLKAKDQKVFSYLYDRYSPALYGVALKVLNDESNASDCLQEVFMKIWRNIDRYDESKGRLFTWMLNITRNTAIDTLRSKAHKMDQKIQDIGDDVHLYTGNLAVHPSVDHLGLSKVLEKLTKEQRIIIDLAYYKGCTQEEISRLLEIPLGTVKTRMRNAIIQLRNLLKLV
- a CDS encoding gliding motility-associated C-terminal domain-containing protein is translated as MRNLYPFLVFLLVLLGSTTAQASTPFTYNTTCQNDSIRFIIATADRAGIDSVKWYYGDPASGKYDSSKAINGVHLYNTLGDYTITLVAYRSGVEDISTNTITVVAPVPYDFGPTDSTLCEGTTITLTAPYVAGAAYMWQDSSTSQSIVVDSMQTYKVKINGCLVPDSMNVFYTPRPEIELGNDVILCLGETLQLDATAQNCTFSWNTGATTPDIIVHSDTARAAFTYIVNANAKGCGTFIDSIRIAFGGTVHPYSLGPDTLLCPGETVIINGATSGATAYLWSTGATTPTVSASRPADLWCYATINNTCNVIDSIRVRYNALRNVNLGNDTIICKGEKLVLTADFGTGTYRWQDTSKQATYYVTKTGYYYVRAQIGRCVSSDTVHVQIEDTLRVSLGRDTVLCSGEVYTLYPKGAGSNYKWQDSSTVSVFKVNTAGIYAVVAQNTCGTAIDSVEVGFKDCDCQVWLPSGFSPNGDGNNDLFRPKYKCPLQSFSISVYNRWGAQIYYTTDPDIGWTGTRNGTRVPVGTYVYVMEYTVQKSGEHVRKTGAITLIR
- a CDS encoding RNA polymerase sigma factor; translation: MGAALTYTEAELVTGLKSRNEKFFGYLYDHYSPALYGIALKVVVDESLAGDVLQEIFLKIWRGIDRYDTEKGRLFTWMVNIARNTAIDTLRSKGHKLGQKVQEIGNNSLIIDQLAVHPSVDHLGLAKVVEQLNKEQRVIIDLAYYKGCTQDEISKILDIPLGTVKTRMRNAIIQLRNILKQM
- a CDS encoding anti-sigma factor codes for the protein MNANSYISSGLIEAYVSGLASSNEREELEQAIAQYPELAAEYQSCQQDMEQYIIYQSVTPPATLKERLFTQLDTEETARANGTYVDEDAIPETPVRKILVSSAWRWVAAASILLLVGSALLNYNQYTQYNGLQQRFDAMVVSNTSIASETNVYRTRLEQAEQNLHIVQDPSMKTVKMPGTKTFPTALATVYWSQTSKEVFVMVNNLPQPSSDKQYQLWAIVNGKPVDMGVFETGTAAKLMQKMKSVDNAEMFAVTLENKGGSPEPTLDQMYAAGKI
- a CDS encoding anti-sigma factor; translated protein: MDVQRYISSGIIENHVIGLVSEAEHREMEAAIRQHPEVKAAVDAVQQDLEKYVMMLAKKPPVDLKKQILERLKDDTAAEEPVTPIAQPVASDEEIPVIDYTPQTPVSPLKIWQYAAAAAFTLLVASVVMNIAYYTKYNDSQNQYASLQNNQASFTTEKDSLSAQLNHAREELKMMKDPAFKWIKMLGTPKHQGIIATICWNPESKATFILAQKLPEPPPDMQYQLWAIVNGKCIDAGVFATGELATAMQKVKDVVTAQAFAVTLEKKGGSPSPTLDQMFVAGKVAG
- a CDS encoding RNA methyltransferase produces the protein MDELGRKTIEEFRAAEKTPLVLVLDNVRSMHNVGSVFRTADAFLTQGIILCGYTPVPPHRDIQKTALGATETVHWQYYNTTVEAVNALKEAGYRVLAIEQAENSIMLDQFQMNNDQPLALVFGNEVAGVDAAVMKLVDGCIEIPQLGMKHSLNISVSTGIVVWDIFVKLKK
- a CDS encoding UbiA-like polyprenyltransferase, whose translation is MITTVNKYLSLVKFSHTIFAMPFALTGFFMATAKAGYSFSWQLFVLVVLCMVFARSAAMAFNRWLDVDIDKINPRTAKREIPAGVITKKNALLFIIINCAAFITTTWFINMICFVLSPVALIVVLGYSYTKRFTALCHMVLGLGLSLAPIGAYLSVTGHFAALPILLSCLVLCWVSGFDIIYSLQDEDFDRSQALNSVPAWLGKAGALHFSEGLHVVAGALAITIGLMGQFHWLYAIGAAVFIIMLISQHLLVKPNDLSKVNIAFMTTNGIASVVFAIFAIADMLFLA
- the def gene encoding peptide deformylase — encoded protein: MILPIVAYGHPVLRKVCEDITPEYPDLNKLIANMWETMYASSGVGLAAPQINRPIRLFVIDSEQIINNLEDDEKDEYPGDAGVKRVFINAQIINTGGEDWPYNEGCLSIPKVREDVYRPETVTIKYVDENFQPHEDTFTGVTARVIFHEYDHIDGKLFIDHLKPLKRRMIKSKLDDISKGKIKMDYKMIFHK
- the mutS gene encoding DNA mismatch repair protein MutS is translated as MAKSKSEETPLMQQHKAIKTRYPDAVLLFRVGDFYETFNEDAVIASKVLGIVLTKRANGSASYVDLAGFPHHSLDTYLHKLVKAGYRVAVCDQLEDPKTVKGIVKRGVTEMVTPGVAVNDKILENANNNFLAAVHLHDDAAGVAFLDISTGEFFVAQGTIEYADKLLQSFKPAEVLYAKQQQKNFRQHFGTKFYTYTMDEWIFTSTYAHEVLLKQFETHSLKGFGVDGLNDAIIAAGAALHYLRDTEHPHLQHITNIQRIEQDDFLWMDRFTIRNLELLGSSVENGHTLLTTIDTTVSPMGARLLKRWLIFPLRDINQINERLDVVEYFIKENDLAKNLSHHLKQTGDLERLVSKIPLKKINPREVMSLARALQQVCGVKSMLEKVPHPYLAKLAMNMDGCNEILDRILREITETPPILVSKGEVIQMGIHTELDSLRKIARSGKDYLLQIQQKESEITGIPSLKIAFNNVFGYYLEVTNAHKNKVPETWIRKQTLANAERYITPELKEYEEKIVGAEEKILALEAQLFEELLSALQPFIKPIQQNAQVMARLDCLLSFANNAVQFKYRRPNITDGFHLDIREGRHPVIERGLPPGENYVANDIMLDKESQQIIILTGPNMSGKSALLRQTALITLMAHMGSFVPAAAAEIGLTDKIFTRVGASDNLSGGESTFMVEMNETASIINNITPRSLVILDEIGRGTSTYDGISIAWSIVEYLHDMTSAKPKTLFATHYHELNELENKHARIRNFHITNKESGNKVIFLRKLAPGGSRHSFGIHVAKMAGMPPKLIDRANEVLAHLEEKQIGGPMQEHVKHISGPAQKVQLSIFDAHSDTFKHIRDMLDNVDINRLTPVEALLKLSEIKNLL
- the ruvX gene encoding Holliday junction resolvase RuvX — translated: MGRILAIDYGKKRTGLAVTDPLQIIATGLTTIPSQTLIPYLKKYFETEQVEMILIGEPKNLDGSDTDATALVAECVRILKKNFPAMPLKQVDERFTSKMAFQTMIDSGLKKKDRQNKGLVDEISATIILQEYLRSK